One genomic segment of Panicum virgatum strain AP13 chromosome 2N, P.virgatum_v5, whole genome shotgun sequence includes these proteins:
- the LOC120661899 gene encoding probable inactive receptor kinase At5g10020 — protein MAVLLAFVLLLLSGGAAGDDVAALLEFKKGIADRDRDPVLGSWSPPATTEAGNGAGGCPAAWRGVVCDGGAVVGVALDGLGLSGELKLATLAGMRALQNLSLAGNAFSGRLPPSIGSLSLLRHLDLSGNRFYGPMPGRLANLSGLVHLNLSHNNFSSGFPTDGIRQLQNLRRIDVRNNSFWGNAGDLLTQLRNAEYIDLSDNLFTGSVDLELDSLTSIGNTVKYLNVSHNKVGGGFFRNETVGAFKNLAVLDLSNNGLGGTVPRLDAWFSLEIFRVAGNGLFGMMPEALLQNSMRLIEVDLSRNGFSGSLPIVNSTTLKVLNLSSNVLSGSLPATVGKCTSVDLSGNLFSGELAILRSWDGIVEVIDLSSNKLEGSYPNDAAQFQNLVSLKLRNNSLSGSLPSVLGTYQKLSVLDLSLNALEGSVLPTFFMSPALTVLNLSGNRFTGTISFQSTHSTESILLSPQPALKIVDLSSNSLNGPLPPDISNLQKLEFLILAMNELSGEIPSEISKLQALEYLDLSHNHLTGRIPDMPQNGLKLFNVSYNNLQGTVPKSVEKFPLSCFRPGNDLLVFPDGLPAENDDYTGVSHSRTSHGHKAGVRVALIVGCIGAILLVIFIALALYVVRSQELCGRNGFRGQITIRDLKGRISRPNLFKSPKDNVIPSKTSFSNDHLLTAAARSMSAQKELLAEAAVEYGYTDPKEVAESTSSGVAETSAAVQASESSPRAALPTSPHFADSRFHEEPVAFEVYSPDRLVGELIFMDSTLVFTAEDLSRAPAEVLGRSSHGTTYKAVLQSGHALTVKWLRVGLVKHKKEFTKEVKRIGTIRHPNIVSWRAFYWGPKEQERLIISDYINGDSLALYLYESTPRRYSRLSVSQRLRIAIDLARCLQFLHHEKGLPHGNLKPTNIFLTGPDLCPKLVDYGLHRFMTPSGTAEQILNLGALGYRAPELANTAKPAPSFKSDVYAFGVIVMEMLTRKSAGDIISGQSGAVDLTDWVQMCNREGRGTDCFDRDITGLEESPRIMDELLAISLRCILPVNERPNMKTVCEDLCSITV, from the exons ATGGCTGTTCTCCTCGCGTTCGTTCTCCTGCTGCTttccgggggcgccgccggcgacgacgtggcggcgctgctcgagTTCAAGAAGGGCATCGCGGACCGGGACCGGGACCCCGTGCTGGGGTCCTGGTCCCCGCCGGCGACCACCGAGGCCGGTAACGGCGCCGGGGGCTGCCCCgccgcgtggcgcggcgtggtgtgcgacggcggcgcggtcgtCGGCGTCGCGCTCGACGGCCTTGGCCTCTCCGGGGAGCTCAAGCTGGCGACGCTCGCTGGCATGCGCGCGCTCCAGAACCTCTCCCTCGCCGGGAACGCCTTCTCCGGCCGCCTGCCGCCCTCcatcggctccttatccttgcTGCGCCACCTCGACCTCTCCGGGAACCGCTTCTACGGGCCCATGCCGGGCCGCCTCGCCAACCTCTCCGGCCTCGTCCACCTCAACCTCTCCCACAACAATTTCTCCTCCGGCTTCCCCACTGATGGGATCCGGCAGCTGCAGAACCTGCGCCGCATCGACGTCCGCAACAACTCCTTCTGGGGCAATGCCGGGGATCTGCTCACTCAGCTCCGCAATGCCGAGTACATCGATCTGAGCGACAACCTCTTCACCGGCAGCGTCGATTTGGAGCTTGACAGCTTGACCAGCATCGGGAACACGGTCAAGTATCTCAACGTCAGCCACAACAAGGTGGGTGGTGGCTTCTTCCGGAATGAGACAGTGGGGGCGTTCAAGAACTTGGCAGTCCTTGATTTGAGCAACAATGGGCTTGGTGGGACAGTGCCGAGGCTCGATGCGTGGTTCTCACTGGAGATTTTCAGGGTTGCTGGCAATGGGCTGTTTGGGATGATGCCCGAGGCACTTCTCCAGAATTCGATGCGGCTCATCGAGGTTGATCTCAGCAGGAATGGCTTCTCAG GGTCACTGCCTATCGTGAACTCTACAACTTTGAAGGTGTTGAATCTCTCCTCCAATGTTCTATCAGGATCATTACCAGCCACTGTTGGCAAGTGTACCTCAGTTGATCTTAGCGGAAACCTATTTTCTGGGGAGCTAGCTATATTGCGTTCCTGGGATGGGATTGTTGAGGTAATTGACTTGAGTTCAAACAAACTGGAGGGAAGCTACCCAAATGACGCTGCCCAGTTTCAGAACCTAGTCTCATTGAAGTTGCGGAACAATTCATTGTCTGGTTCTCTCCCTTCTGTTTTGGGAACCTATCAGAAGCTCTCTGTCCTTGATCTCAGTCTGAATGCACTCGAGGGATCTGTTTTGCCTACTTTCTTCATGTCACCAGCTTTGACAGTGTTAAATCTTTCTGGAAACAGATTTACTGGAACTATTTCATTTCAGAGCACCCATTCAACAGAATCAATACTTCTCTCACCTCAACCTGCTCTCAAGATTGTTGATCTGTCCAGTAATTCTTTGAATGGACCATTGCCACCAGATATCTCCAACTTGCAAAAACTTGAGTTTCTTATTCTTGCGATGAATGAGTTGTCTGGGGAGATACCCAGTGAGATAAGCAAACTTCAAGCTCTGGAGTATCTTGACTTATCACACAATCACCTCACAGGCAGAATTCCCGATATGCCTCAAAATGGTCTCAAGTTATTCAATGTATCTTACAATAATTTACAAGGAACTGTTCCTAAAAGTGTTGAAAAGTTCCCTTTATCTTGCTTCCGACCTGGAAACGACTTATTAGTTTTCCCAGATGGTCTGCCTGCTGAAAATGATGATTACACTGGAGTTTCTCATAGCCGAACATCTCACGGGCATAAGGCAGGTGTTCGAGTTGCTCTTATTGTTGGCTGCATTGGAGCAATCTTGCTAGTGATCTTCATAGCCTTAGCACTCTATGTGGTCAGGTCTCAAGAGCTTTGTGGGAGAAATGGATTTAGAGGTCAGATTACCATCAGGGATCTAAAGGGGAGAATAAGCCGTCCAAATCTGTTCAAGTCGCCCAAAGATAATGTTATACCAAGTAAAACAAGTTTCTCAAATGATCATCTCTTAACGGCTGCAGCTAGATCTATGTCTGCCCAAAAAGAGTTGTTGGCTGAAGCCGCTGTGGAATATGGTTACACTGACCCAAAGGAGGTTGCTGAATCCACAAGCTCAGGTGTGGCTGAGACTTCTGCTGCAGTACAGGCTAGCGAGTCTTCTCCACGGGCTGCATTGCCAACATCACCGCACTTTGCTGACTCCAGATTCCATGAGGAACCTGTAGCTTTTGAAGTATACTCACCAGATCGGTTGGTTGGAGAATTGATTTTCATGGACAGCACTTTGGTTTTCACAGCTGAGGACCTCTCACGTGCACCAGCAGAGGTTCTTGGAAGGAGCAGTCATGGAACAACATACAAGGCTGTTCTACAAAGTGGCCATGCCCTGACTGTGAAATGGCTGCGTGTTGGTCTTGTAAAGCATAAAAAAGAGTTTACTAAGGAGGTAAAGAGGATTGGCACTATCAGACATCCAAATATAGTTTCATGGAGAGCTTTCTATTGGGGTCCTAAGGAGCAAGAGAGACTAATTATTTCTGACTACATCAATGGAGATAGCTTGGCACTTTACCTTTATG AGTCAACTCCCAGAAGATACTCCCGTCTGTCAGTTTCTCAGCGGCTCAGAATCGCCATTGACCTAGCTCGCTGCCTCCAGTTCCTACACCATGAGAAGGGCCTGCCTCATGGCAATCTGAAGCCAACTAATATATTCTTGACTGGTCCCGATCTGTGTCCGAAGCTGGTGGATTATGGTCTACATAGGTTCATGACTCCAAGCGGCACTGCTGAGCAAATACTGAATTTAGGAGCACTAGGGTACCGAGCCCCAGAACTGGCAAACACAGCCAAGCCCGCACCGTCGTTTAAGTCTGATGTATATGCATTCGGGGTGATTGTCATGGAGATGTTGACGCGGAAGAGTGCAGGAGACATCATCTCAGGCCAATCTGGTGCTGTTGATCTAACTGACTGGGTTCAGATGTGCAACAGGGAAGGGCGGGGAACTGACTGCTTTGACCGGGACATCACAGGCTTGGAAGAATCCCCCAGGATAATGGATGAGCTGCTGGCGATCTCGCTTAGGTGTATCCTACCTGTAAATGAGAGGCCTAACATGAAGACGGTCTGCGAGGACCTGTGTTCCATAACAGTGTGA
- the LOC120661898 gene encoding uncharacterized protein LOC120661898, with amino-acid sequence MPGMLMFLPASEDKFFYTCCKNVSMQPAHNRKEEESSNSLRRPEKEAIFEKRSDPRVQSTCHHQEAFPPSTTNPAESQTSRLGSASSSSPLTLSSPSSPAMSSLRAISSLLHIYSSSSAAGRGGRQLGFAPALGGNFRVPSSSGPPAFVLDEVARAACGARRRASTRAASWDSEKSPYETLELGRDADEETIKTAYRRLAKFYHPDVYDGKGTLEEGETAEARFIKIQAAYELLIDNERRKAYDREHHVNPMKASQAWMEWVMKKRKAFDQRGDMAVAAWAEQQQREMTLRARRLSRSKVDPEEERRLFAKEKKASMEFYSTTLKRHTLVLRKRDIMRKKAEEDRNKEISRLLAAEGLELDTDEDEDKNFLG; translated from the exons AGTGAAGATAAATTCTTTTACACATGCTGCAAGAATGTATCGATGCAACCAGCACATAACAGAAAAGAAGAGGAATCCAGTAACTCTTTGCGAAGGCCAGAAAAAGAAGCCATATTTGAGAAGAGAAGTGATCCACGTGTGCAGTCGACGTGTCACCATCAGGAGGCCTTCCCTCCTTCCACCACAAACCCCGCAGAGTCGCAGACCTCCCGCCTCGGCtccgcctcttcctcctcccccctaACCCTAAGCTctccctcgtcgccggcgatgagCAGCCTCCGAGccatctcctccctcctccacaTATATTCCTCGTCCTCCGCCGCAGGGCGAGGCGGCAGGCAGCTGGGATTCGCGCCGGCGCTCGGCGGGAACTTCCGGGTCCCGTCGAGTTCGGGGCCGCCCGCGTTCGTGCTCGACGAGGTCGCAAGGGCGGCCTGCGGGGCGCGGAGGAGGGCATCCACGCGCGCGGCGAGCTGGGATTCGGAGAAGTCGCCGTACGAGACGCTTG AGTTGGGCAGGGATGCAGACGAGGAGACCATAAAGACAGCATACAGAAGATTGGCTAAGTTCTATCACCCTGATG TTTATGATGGCAAGGGAACCCTTGAGGAAGGGGAAACTGCTGAAGCCCGTTTCATCAAAATCCAAGCAGCATATGAGCTGCTGATTGACAATGAAAGGAGAAAGGCATATGATAGAGAGCATCATGTGAATCCAATGAAG GCTTCTCAGGCATGGATGGAGTGGGTAATGAAGAAGCGAAAAGCTTTCGACCAACGTGGTGACATGGCCGTGGCTGCCTGGGCTGAGCAGCAGCAACGCGAAATGACGCTACGGGCACGGCGCCTCTCACGCTCAAAG GTTGATCCTGAGGAGGAAAGGAGGCTATTTGCCAAGGAAAAGAAGGCATCTATGGAATTCTACAGCACAACTCTGAAGAGACATACCCTCGTCTTGCGGAAGAGGGATATTATGCGCAAGAAGGCAGAGGAAGACAGGAACAAGGAGATCAGTAGACTTCTAGCGGCTGAAGGGCTTGAGCTGGATACTGATGAAGATGAAGACAAAAACTTTTTAGGGTAA
- the LOC120659008 gene encoding serine/threonine-protein phosphatase 7 long form homolog yields the protein MWLELIGQDWDNIATFSWGNATLGWLYRQLCDACRWSKDSANLGGCAYLLQLWMWECLPVGRLERYAHGVTPLYEGETVATVGWLWNNIGTVHGNPGRRYIDYNNALDCLNAAHVEWQPYNRMEVENMNLSPQCMRDNEYWRSVCPLIYYYIVEYHLPSRVMRQFGILQSCLPEYINTSHELHGYGYLFSAISFYGKC from the exons ATGTGGCTAGAACTAATTGGTCAAGACTGGGACAACATTGCCACTTTCAGCTGGGGGAACGCAACACTTGGGTGGTTGTACCGTCAACTGTGTGATGCTTGTAGGTGGAGCAAAGATAGTGCAAATCTTGGTGGTTGTGCTTACCTATTGCAACTGTGGATGTGGGAGTGCCTTCCTGTTGGCCGGCTGGAGCGTTATGCTCATGGA GTTACGCCATTATACGAGGGAgagactgtggctacagtgggtTGGTTATGGAATAATATTGGTACCGTGCACGGtaatccaggaaggcggtacATAGACTACAACAATGCCCTTGATTGCCTAAATGCTGCACAC GTTGAATGGCAACCATACAATCGCATGGAGGTGGAAAACATGAATCTTAGTCCGCAATGCATGAGGGATAATGAATACTGGCGCTCAGTTTGCCCTCTTATTTACTATTACATTGTTGAGTACCACCTTCCAAGTCGGGTGATGCGCCAATTTGGAATACTTCAGTCTTGTCTGCCTGAGTATATTAATACTAGCCATGAGTTGCACGGGTATGGTTATTTATTTTCTGCAATCTCATTCTATGGAAAATGCTAG